From the Streptococcus sp. 29887 genome, one window contains:
- a CDS encoding GNAT family N-acetyltransferase yields the protein MRGNEIQIDPIRLEEVSVLQELAKQTFAETFAHDNDPEELEAFFEEAYSVEVLTRELSDPNCQHYFLRIGDQVAGYLKLNQGPAQTEQELDNAFEIQRIYLLQAFQGRGLGKVLFEFALEKAEQSSCDWVWLGVWEHNYKAQQFYTKYGFEKFGQHEFAVGDKIDVDWLLKRPLHQKG from the coding sequence ATGAGAGGCAATGAGATTCAGATTGATCCTATACGTTTAGAAGAGGTTTCCGTTTTGCAGGAGTTGGCCAAGCAGACCTTTGCTGAAACCTTTGCTCATGACAATGATCCAGAGGAGTTGGAAGCATTCTTCGAGGAGGCTTATTCCGTGGAGGTTTTGACCCGTGAGTTGTCGGACCCAAATTGCCAGCATTATTTTCTGAGGATTGGTGATCAGGTGGCTGGTTATCTCAAGCTCAACCAAGGTCCTGCCCAGACGGAGCAGGAGTTGGACAATGCCTTTGAAATTCAGCGTATCTATCTCTTGCAGGCTTTTCAAGGTCGCGGTCTTGGGAAGGTCTTGTTTGAATTTGCTTTGGAAAAAGCAGAGCAGTCTAGTTGTGACTGGGTCTGGCTGGGAGTTTGGGAACACAATTACAAGGCTCAGCAATTCTATACAAAATATGGATTTGAAAAATTTGGCCAGCATGAATTTGCGGTCGGTGATAAGATAGATGTGGATTGGCTACTGAAACGGCCTTTGCACCAGAAAGGATAA
- a CDS encoding DUF2087 domain-containing protein codes for MNTQGIQEKFFRDGKLLVIPKKLKSKQVLFAYLQEELAKKGSTFTEKDVNAFLAEIYDDYAILRRYLVDYGYLSRDQYGLEYRIEEEN; via the coding sequence ATGAACACTCAAGGTATTCAAGAAAAATTTTTCCGAGATGGGAAGTTGCTTGTCATTCCGAAGAAATTAAAAAGTAAGCAGGTCTTGTTTGCCTACTTGCAGGAGGAATTGGCTAAGAAGGGCTCGACATTTACAGAAAAAGATGTCAATGCCTTTCTAGCTGAGATCTATGATGATTATGCTATTTTAAGACGTTACTTGGTAGATTATGGCTACCTATCGCGTGACCAGTATGGTTTGGAATACAGAATAGAAGAAGAGAACTGA
- a CDS encoding DUF975 family protein, protein MLNSDIRAKARDIRSTTDGMIFLFMPPILISFLSTLVTSYLKVAYGWAGIPIFNKTVEEFGSVRSFQIHLSPPSIFLNLAIECLIITACFQLIRVVRKEGCRLTFMDCFNRLDEKNIFPLVLTVVIRRALLFVCSLPILIGTSLITWALLDEGALGAIYFGLLPDIGALFHSSSMQLGLALLIIGGLVTSFIGYSFSLVEFLLYDHVEIGTYSSPLVLFRQSWQLMKGNRWRLFLLDLSFLGWFIGIFMTLGLLAFHVYPYYWTCRVLFYEDLKAKNPLVFKSLFSESNRFMSSSVV, encoded by the coding sequence ATGCTAAATAGTGATATTCGTGCGAAAGCAAGAGATATTAGAAGTACAACAGATGGGATGATTTTCTTGTTTATGCCCCCCATTTTGATTTCTTTCCTCTCTACTCTGGTTACATCTTACTTGAAGGTTGCTTATGGTTGGGCTGGTATCCCTATTTTTAACAAAACGGTTGAGGAATTTGGAAGTGTTCGTAGCTTTCAAATCCACCTATCTCCACCAAGCATATTTTTAAATCTGGCTATAGAATGTCTGATAATCACCGCTTGTTTTCAGCTCATACGAGTTGTTCGAAAAGAAGGTTGCCGTTTGACTTTCATGGATTGTTTTAACCGACTGGATGAGAAGAATATCTTCCCGCTGGTTTTAACGGTTGTCATTCGAAGAGCCTTGCTCTTTGTGTGCAGTCTACCGATTTTGATTGGAACCAGCTTGATTACTTGGGCGCTGTTAGATGAGGGAGCTTTAGGAGCTATCTATTTTGGACTACTACCAGACATCGGTGCTTTGTTTCATTCTAGTAGTATGCAATTAGGGCTAGCCTTGCTCATCATAGGTGGCTTAGTGACCAGTTTTATTGGCTATAGTTTTAGTCTGGTCGAATTTCTACTCTATGACCATGTGGAAATTGGGACCTACTCCTCACCTTTGGTCTTATTCAGACAGAGTTGGCAATTGATGAAAGGAAATAGATGGCGTTTGTTTTTGCTAGACCTGTCTTTCCTGGGCTGGTTTATCGGTATTTTCATGACTTTGGGATTGCTAGCTTTCCATGTTTATCCATATTATTGGACCTGTAGGGTCTTGTTTTATGAGGACTTGAAGGCAAAAAATCCTCTTGTCTTTAAAAGTCTTTTCTCAGAAAGCAATCGGTTTATGTCATCGTCGGTAGTTTAG
- a CDS encoding DUF975 family protein yields the protein MMMWMKEKMAEATLIREATQGMTAAFSPVVVLSICHLVVGLLAALRGFLLLRQDSSLVVERLVAHLSLALVTSSILNAIIHILFGLASFQLIDFLKGQVDKLSLKGSLSLSRKEWTKPVLITLIFHYSIDFLAGLPLGIGIGHLIVGLVLHSLMILSPGAMAELALYHPSQFLQTGFILLVLGSLIYFFIHYRFSQTVFVLYDQLAEDRYHQPRAVFQESQLLMKGAYWKAFCLDLAFFVWFISECLTLNLLSFYVRPYYQISRAIFYQDLKERLSASE from the coding sequence ATGATGATGTGGATGAAGGAGAAGATGGCAGAAGCTACCCTGATCCGTGAGGCAACCCAGGGCATGACGGCCGCCTTTTCGCCTGTAGTTGTATTGTCTATTTGTCATCTTGTAGTGGGCTTACTTGCTGCTCTAAGAGGCTTTCTTCTGCTTAGGCAGGATAGCAGTCTGGTTGTAGAACGCTTGGTAGCCCATCTCTCTCTGGCCCTGGTCACTAGCTCGATATTGAATGCTATCATACACATTCTCTTTGGTCTAGCAAGCTTTCAGCTAATAGACTTTCTCAAAGGGCAAGTGGACAAGCTCAGTTTAAAGGGGAGCCTGTCCCTTTCTAGAAAGGAGTGGACAAAACCAGTTTTAATCACCCTGATTTTCCATTACTCGATTGATTTTCTAGCGGGGTTACCGCTGGGCATAGGTATTGGCCATCTCATCGTCGGCTTGGTTTTACATAGTTTGATGATTTTATCACCTGGGGCAATGGCAGAGCTGGCACTTTATCATCCAAGCCAATTCTTACAGACAGGCTTCATTCTTCTGGTCCTTGGAAGTCTAATCTATTTCTTTATCCATTATCGCTTCTCCCAGACCGTATTTGTTTTATATGATCAACTAGCAGAGGACCGCTACCATCAGCCTAGAGCTGTTTTTCAAGAAAGTCAGCTATTGATGAAGGGAGCTTATTGGAAAGCTTTCTGTTTGGACTTGGCATTTTTTGTCTGGTTTATCAGTGAATGCCTGACCCTCAACCTTCTATCTTTTTATGTCAGACCTTACTATCAAATCAGCAGAGCTATTTTTTATCAGGATTTAAAAGAAAGACTGTCAGCTAGTGAATAG
- the pheS gene encoding phenylalanine--tRNA ligase subunit alpha yields the protein MSNIEQQLAELSQTTLEKLKEIQHQGEKELQDLRVAVLGKKGSLTDLLKGLKDLSNEMKPIVGKQVNEVRDVLTAAFEETAQKVAAAKIQQQLASETIDVTLPGRHVKVGKRHVLTQTSEEIEDIFLGMGFQIVDGFEVEKDYYNFERMNLPKDHPARDMQDTFYITEEILMRTHTSPVQARTMDQHDFSKGALKMISPGRVFRRDTDDATHSHQFHQIEGLVVGENVSMGDLKGTLEMIIKKMFGEERQIRLRPSYFPFTEPSVEVDVSCFKCGGDGCNVCKKTGWIEILGAGMVHPQVLEMSGIDSTKYSGFAFGLGQERIAMLRYGINDIRGFYQGDVRFSEQF from the coding sequence ATGTCAAACATTGAACAACAGTTGGCTGAATTAAGCCAAACTACACTTGAAAAGTTAAAAGAAATCCAGCACCAAGGAGAAAAAGAACTACAAGACCTGCGTGTTGCGGTTTTGGGTAAAAAAGGGTCTTTGACGGACTTGTTGAAAGGCTTGAAAGACCTTTCGAACGAAATGAAACCAATCGTTGGTAAACAGGTCAATGAAGTGCGTGATGTGCTGACGGCTGCTTTTGAAGAAACAGCTCAGAAGGTTGCAGCAGCGAAAATTCAGCAGCAATTAGCTTCAGAAACCATTGATGTGACCTTGCCAGGTCGTCATGTCAAGGTCGGAAAACGCCATGTCTTGACTCAGACTTCTGAAGAAATCGAAGATATTTTCTTGGGCATGGGCTTCCAAATCGTTGACGGATTTGAAGTGGAAAAAGATTACTACAACTTTGAGCGCATGAATTTGCCAAAAGACCACCCAGCACGTGATATGCAGGATACCTTCTACATCACAGAAGAAATCCTTATGCGGACCCATACGTCGCCTGTTCAGGCGCGTACCATGGACCAACATGATTTCTCAAAAGGTGCCTTGAAGATGATTTCGCCTGGACGTGTTTTCCGTCGTGATACGGATGATGCGACCCACAGCCACCAGTTCCACCAGATTGAAGGCTTGGTTGTCGGTGAAAATGTATCCATGGGCGATCTCAAAGGTACGCTTGAAATGATTATCAAAAAGATGTTCGGTGAAGAGCGTCAGATTCGTCTGCGTCCGTCTTACTTCCCATTCACTGAGCCTTCTGTTGAGGTGGATGTTTCTTGCTTCAAGTGTGGTGGTGACGGCTGTAATGTATGTAAGAAAACAGGCTGGATTGAAATCCTCGGTGCCGGCATGGTCCACCCGCAAGTATTGGAAATGAGTGGCATTGACTCAACCAAGTACTCTGGATTTGCCTTCGGTCTTGGTCAAGAACGTATTGCCATGCTTCGCTACGGTATCAACGACATTCGTGGTTTCTACCAAGGTGATGTACGATTCTCGGAGCAATTCTAA
- the pheT gene encoding phenylalanine--tRNA ligase subunit beta, with protein MLVSYKWLKELVDFDATSHDLSEKMSTTGIEVEGVEQKSAGLSKLVVGQVVSAEPIPDTHLNICQVNVGEEITQIVCGAPNVKPGIKVIVALPGARIAGNYKIKKGKIRGVESLGMLCSLSEIGVSDSVVPKVYADGIYHLPEDAVVGEPIFSYLDLDDEIIELSITPNRADALSMRGVAHEVAAIYDSKVNFKPVVLEESDKKASDVIEVAIESDKVTAYTARVIENVTIAPSPQWLQNLLMNAGIRPLNNVVDITNYILLYFGQPMHAFDFDKFDGKKIVARQAKEGENLVTLDGEERDLIADDIVISVADKAVALGGVMGGANTEIDNSSKTVVLEAALFDGKSIRKTSGRLNLRSESSSRFEKGINVATLTEAMDTAAAMIAELAGGQVLSGIVSAGSVDTSDVPVTATIDYVNRSLGTNLDYAQIADIFRRLGMETTGDASQFTVAVPRRRWDIRIPADLVEEIARIYGYNNLPTTLPKEDGTAGELTLTQSIRRQVRSLAEGAGLTEIISYALTKPEKAVEFAARPTTVTELMWPMTVDRSALRQNMVSGMLETVAYNVARKNKNLALYEIGKIFEQSGNPKEDLPQEINKFALVLTGLVAEKDFQTPAVPVDFFHAKGILEAIFAHYKLAVDFVATSEIAALHPGRTAEIHLNGEVIGFVGQVHPQTAKDYGIPETYVAEINLNAIEEALQPAQPFTEISKFPAVSRDIALLLSSDVKHQDVLDAIAGAGVKRLTKVTLFDVYAGSNIEAGKKSMAYNLTFQNPADSLTDEEVAKYMEKISKSLETLGAEIR; from the coding sequence ATGTTAGTAAGTTACAAATGGTTAAAAGAACTAGTTGACTTTGATGCGACAAGTCATGACTTGTCTGAAAAAATGTCAACAACAGGAATTGAAGTAGAAGGTGTTGAGCAAAAGAGTGCTGGCCTTTCTAAGTTGGTTGTCGGTCAGGTTGTGTCTGCTGAGCCAATTCCAGATACCCACCTCAATATCTGTCAGGTCAATGTGGGTGAGGAAATCACGCAAATCGTTTGCGGTGCTCCGAATGTCAAGCCTGGCATCAAGGTGATCGTCGCTCTGCCAGGAGCTCGTATCGCTGGAAACTACAAGATCAAGAAAGGCAAAATTCGCGGCGTTGAGTCTTTGGGTATGCTCTGCTCATTGAGCGAAATCGGCGTGTCCGACTCTGTGGTGCCAAAGGTCTATGCGGACGGTATCTACCACCTGCCAGAAGATGCAGTCGTGGGTGAGCCAATCTTTTCATACCTGGACCTGGACGACGAGATTATCGAGCTGTCCATCACGCCAAACCGTGCTGACGCCCTTTCTATGCGTGGCGTGGCTCACGAAGTGGCAGCTATCTATGACAGCAAGGTCAACTTCAAGCCTGTTGTCTTGGAAGAAAGCGATAAAAAAGCCAGCGATGTGATTGAAGTGGCTATCGAGTCGGACAAGGTGACTGCCTACACGGCCCGTGTTATTGAAAATGTGACTATCGCACCAAGTCCACAGTGGTTGCAAAATCTGCTCATGAACGCAGGTATCCGTCCGCTTAATAACGTGGTGGACATTACCAACTACATCTTGCTTTACTTCGGTCAGCCAATGCACGCCTTTGACTTTGACAAGTTTGACGGCAAGAAAATCGTGGCTCGTCAGGCAAAAGAGGGTGAGAACTTGGTAACTCTTGACGGCGAAGAACGTGACTTGATTGCTGATGACATTGTCATTTCCGTTGCGGACAAGGCAGTTGCCCTCGGTGGTGTTATGGGTGGTGCCAATACAGAAATCGACAATAGCTCTAAGACCGTCGTGCTGGAAGCTGCCCTTTTTGACGGCAAGTCTATCCGCAAGACCTCAGGTCGCCTCAACCTTCGGTCTGAGTCCTCTTCTCGCTTTGAAAAAGGCATCAACGTAGCGACCTTGACGGAGGCTATGGACACAGCGGCTGCTATGATTGCAGAGCTGGCTGGCGGTCAGGTCTTGTCTGGTATCGTTTCTGCGGGCAGCGTGGACACTTCGGACGTCCCAGTCACAGCAACCATTGATTACGTTAACCGCTCGCTCGGGACCAACCTCGACTATGCTCAAATCGCAGACATTTTCCGTCGTTTAGGTATGGAAACAACTGGCGATGCAAGTCAGTTTACAGTCGCAGTACCGCGTCGCCGTTGGGACATTCGCATTCCAGCGGACTTGGTAGAGGAAATCGCTCGTATTTATGGTTACAATAATCTACCGACCACTCTTCCGAAAGAGGACGGAACAGCAGGTGAGTTGACCCTGACCCAGAGCATCCGTCGCCAAGTTCGTAGCCTGGCAGAAGGTGCAGGTCTGACAGAAATCATTTCCTATGCTTTGACAAAGCCTGAAAAGGCTGTGGAGTTTGCGGCTCGTCCAACCACAGTCACTGAACTAATGTGGCCAATGACTGTTGACCGCTCTGCCCTCCGTCAGAACATGGTGTCTGGTATGCTGGAAACAGTAGCCTACAACGTGGCTCGTAAGAATAAGAACTTGGCCCTCTACGAAATCGGTAAAATCTTTGAACAGTCTGGCAATCCAAAAGAAGACTTGCCACAAGAAATCAATAAATTTGCCCTTGTCTTGACTGGCTTGGTAGCTGAGAAAGACTTCCAGACACCAGCTGTGCCTGTTGATTTCTTCCATGCCAAAGGGATTTTGGAAGCTATCTTTGCTCATTACAAGTTGGCAGTTGACTTTGTAGCGACTAGTGAGATTGCTGCCTTGCACCCAGGTCGTACAGCTGAAATTCATTTGAATGGGGAGGTAATCGGCTTTGTCGGTCAGGTACATCCTCAAACGGCTAAGGACTACGGTATTCCTGAGACCTATGTGGCTGAAATCAATCTGAATGCGATTGAAGAAGCCCTCCAGCCTGCTCAGCCATTTACCGAAATCTCTAAATTCCCAGCAGTTAGCCGTGATATTGCCCTGCTCTTGAGCAGTGATGTCAAACATCAGGATGTCCTGGATGCGATTGCTGGTGCTGGCGTGAAACGCTTGACCAAGGTGACCCTCTTTGACGTCTATGCTGGCAGCAATATTGAGGCTGGCAAGAAGTCTATGGCTTATAACCTGACCTTCCAAAATCCTGCGGACAGCCTGACGGATGAGGAAGTGGCTAAGTACATGGAGAAAATCAGTAAGTCGCTCGAAACACTTGGAGCTGAAATTCGTTAA